One genomic region from Drosophila busckii strain San Diego stock center, stock number 13000-0081.31 chromosome 3R, ASM1175060v1, whole genome shotgun sequence encodes:
- the LOC108602557 gene encoding major allergen Ani s 1 gives MWPKLNLSCLCALFVCLLSVILFTQTVAGASGDSVCKDLNNFNCYVGRNEGNYCNSKDQTKALTRWYYDKGVCRPFGYRGCNGNRNRFCTQESCEARCGKR, from the exons ATGTGGCCGAAACTCAATTTAAGCTGCCTATGTGCattatttgtgtgtttgctaagTGTCATACTGTTCACACAGACTGTGGCCGGCGCATCTGGAGATTCGGTGTGCAAAGATCTAA acaatttcaattgctatGTGGGACGCAATGAGGGCAACTACTGCAATAGCAAGGATCAAACGAAGGCATTGACACGCTGGTATTATGACAAAGGCGTCTGCCGTCCCTTTGGCTATCGTGGCTGCAATGGCAATCGCAATCGCTTCTGCACGCAGGAGAGCTGCGAGGCACGCTGTGGCAAGCGCTGA